Proteins encoded in a region of the Pseudomonas syringae KCTC 12500 genome:
- a CDS encoding YeeE/YedE family protein, with product MNNSLTATPGRKFGAPLAALFLLLMGAQFLLLSVGTRQVMLWIVGAALGVTLYHAAFGFTSAWRVFIRERRGAGLRAQMVMLAVAVVLFFPALGAGTLFGQPVTGLVAPVGISVVVGAFIFGIGMQLGGGCASGTLFTAGGGNARMLVTLLFFILGSLIATHHVDWWFALPSFPAVSVVKTFGVLPALLVNLALFGLIALVTVKLEKRRHGQLEAPPATDHRGLSRVLRGPWVLVWGAVALALLNYATLALAGRPWGITSAFALWGAKAASGLGVDVGSWVFWQSAANAKALAAPVWEDITSVMDIGIMLGALLAAGLAGRFAPSLDIPTRSLVAAVIGGLLLGYGSRLAYGCNIGAYFSGIASGSLHGWLWLVAAYAGNVVGVRLRPIFFTGERPQVALNGC from the coding sequence ATGAACAACTCTCTTACTGCAACACCCGGACGCAAGTTCGGCGCGCCGCTGGCCGCGCTGTTCCTGCTGCTGATGGGCGCCCAGTTCCTTCTGCTCAGTGTCGGCACCCGCCAGGTAATGCTGTGGATCGTCGGCGCTGCGTTGGGCGTAACGCTGTATCACGCGGCATTTGGTTTCACCTCGGCGTGGCGGGTGTTCATCCGCGAGCGGCGGGGTGCTGGCCTGCGCGCGCAAATGGTCATGCTGGCGGTCGCTGTGGTGCTGTTTTTCCCGGCACTCGGTGCGGGCACGCTGTTCGGCCAGCCAGTCACTGGCCTGGTTGCCCCGGTCGGGATTTCGGTCGTCGTCGGCGCGTTCATTTTCGGCATCGGCATGCAGCTGGGTGGCGGCTGTGCGTCCGGTACATTGTTCACTGCCGGTGGTGGCAACGCGCGGATGCTGGTGACGCTGCTGTTTTTCATCCTCGGCTCACTGATTGCCACCCATCACGTCGACTGGTGGTTTGCCCTGCCTTCGTTCCCGGCGGTGTCGGTGGTCAAGACCTTCGGCGTGCTGCCTGCGCTGCTGGTCAATCTGGCGCTGTTCGGCTTGATCGCGCTGGTGACCGTCAAGCTCGAAAAGCGCCGTCATGGCCAGCTTGAAGCGCCGCCAGCCACGGATCATCGTGGCCTGAGTCGTGTGCTGCGCGGGCCGTGGGTTCTGGTCTGGGGCGCTGTCGCGCTGGCGCTGCTCAATTACGCAACGCTGGCGTTGGCCGGTCGTCCGTGGGGCATCACCTCGGCGTTCGCGCTGTGGGGCGCGAAAGCGGCCAGCGGGCTGGGCGTGGACGTCGGCAGTTGGGTGTTCTGGCAGAGCGCTGCGAACGCCAAGGCGCTGGCGGCTCCTGTGTGGGAAGACATCACCAGTGTGATGGACATCGGCATCATGCTCGGTGCCTTGCTGGCGGCAGGTCTGGCAGGTCGTTTTGCACCCAGCCTCGATATCCCCACGCGCTCGCTGGTGGCGGCGGTCATCGGCGGCTTGCTGCTGGGCTACGGCTCGCGCCTGGCCTACGGCTGCAACATCGGTGCGTACTTCAGCGGCATTGCCTCCGGCAGCCTGCACGGCTGGCTGTGGCTGGTGGCGGCCTACGCCGGTAACGTCGTTGGTGTCCGCCTGCGGCCGATTTTCTTCACCGGCGAGCGTCCTCAGGTGGCTCTTAATGGCTGCTGA
- a CDS encoding bestrophin family protein, whose protein sequence is MQQTIISKIRFLGKTIGYVGWSLFWLLIWDVIVTVDFMLYLERKITLPSMPLTLLGSALVVLTSFRNSSAYNRWWEARTLWGALVNSSRSFARQVLTLVEDDDGINPVKATLLRRHVAYVKCLSAHLKGAKCGDEVQMLIPREEFERRHDTNNFPNDLLNTSAALLAKEYQAGRLDSIRLARLESTMVDISNCQGGMERIANTPLPYPYVAFPRLFITLFCLIVPIGLVETLGWFTPLASTVVGFMLLAIEKIGTDLQSPFRASEHEIQMTALCENIERNLDSMLRGAQEECKAS, encoded by the coding sequence TTGCAGCAAACGATCATTTCGAAAATCCGTTTTCTCGGCAAGACCATCGGTTATGTAGGATGGTCGCTTTTCTGGCTGTTGATCTGGGACGTGATTGTCACGGTTGACTTCATGCTCTATCTGGAGCGCAAGATCACCTTGCCGTCCATGCCGTTGACCCTGCTGGGCTCGGCGCTGGTGGTGCTGACCAGCTTCCGCAATTCAAGTGCTTATAACCGCTGGTGGGAAGCCAGGACGCTATGGGGTGCGCTGGTCAACAGTTCACGCAGCTTCGCTCGGCAAGTGCTGACGCTGGTCGAGGATGACGACGGGATCAACCCGGTCAAGGCCACACTGTTGCGTCGCCATGTCGCGTATGTGAAGTGCCTGTCTGCGCACCTGAAGGGCGCCAAGTGTGGTGATGAAGTTCAGATGCTGATTCCTCGCGAGGAATTCGAACGTCGTCACGATACCAACAACTTTCCCAACGACCTGCTCAATACGTCGGCTGCGCTATTGGCCAAGGAGTATCAGGCCGGGCGGCTGGACAGCATTCGTCTGGCGCGGCTGGAGTCGACCATGGTGGATATCTCTAATTGCCAGGGCGGCATGGAGCGTATTGCCAATACACCGTTGCCTTATCCGTACGTGGCTTTTCCGCGCCTGTTCATCACGCTGTTCTGCCTGATCGTACCGATTGGCCTGGTGGAGACCCTGGGTTGGTTCACGCCTCTGGCGTCGACGGTGGTGGGTTTCATGCTGTTGGCGATCGAGAAGATCGGTACCGACCTGCAGAGCCCGTTCCGTGCCAGTGAACATGAGATTCAGATGACGGCGTTGTGTGAAAACATCGAGCGCAATCTGGATTCGATGCTCAGGGGCGCGCAGGAGGAATGCAAGGCTTCATGA
- a CDS encoding asparaginase — protein MPHDAQQPAQRVMVLYTGGTIGMQASANGLAPASGLEARMAGQLAEHPELVVPQWRFREMSPLIDSANMTPSYWLRLREAVIEAVEVDGCDAVLVLHGTDTLAYSAAAMCFQLLGFSAPVLFTGSMLPAGVQDSDAWENVNGALLALGSGLVSGVQLYFHGQLMAPVRCAKIRSFGRQPFAPLQRSRGGHAVVSLPDALNYRQTKTLAEVAVLPLFPGVGAAQLDGLINSGIRGLVLECFGSGTGPSDDPQFLASLENARALGICVVAITQCHEGGVELDVYEAGSRLRSAGVLSGGGMTREAALGKLHALLGADLTTEEVRRLVELDLCGELR, from the coding sequence ATGCCTCATGACGCACAACAACCTGCCCAACGCGTGATGGTTCTTTACACCGGCGGCACCATCGGCATGCAGGCCAGCGCCAACGGCCTGGCACCGGCCTCCGGTTTAGAAGCGCGAATGGCCGGGCAACTGGCCGAGCACCCGGAACTGGTGGTGCCGCAGTGGCGCTTCCGCGAGATGTCGCCGCTGATCGACAGCGCCAACATGACCCCTTCCTACTGGCTGCGCCTGCGCGAGGCGGTGATCGAGGCGGTTGAGGTCGATGGCTGCGATGCGGTGCTGGTCCTGCATGGCACCGACACCCTGGCGTACAGCGCAGCGGCGATGTGTTTCCAGTTGTTAGGGTTCAGCGCGCCGGTACTGTTCACCGGGTCGATGCTGCCTGCCGGCGTGCAGGACAGCGATGCCTGGGAAAACGTCAACGGCGCCCTGCTGGCGCTGGGTTCGGGTCTGGTGTCAGGCGTGCAGCTGTATTTTCACGGGCAACTGATGGCACCCGTACGCTGCGCGAAAATTCGCAGCTTCGGTCGTCAGCCGTTCGCACCACTGCAACGCTCGCGTGGCGGCCACGCGGTGGTTTCGCTCCCTGACGCACTGAACTATCGCCAGACCAAGACACTGGCAGAGGTGGCGGTATTGCCGCTGTTTCCCGGTGTCGGTGCTGCCCAGCTGGACGGTCTGATCAACAGTGGTATCCGCGGTCTGGTGCTCGAATGCTTCGGCAGCGGCACAGGCCCCAGTGACGATCCGCAATTTCTGGCCAGTCTGGAGAACGCGCGAGCGCTGGGTATCTGTGTGGTCGCGATTACCCAGTGCCATGAGGGCGGTGTCGAGCTGGATGTCTACGAAGCGGGCAGCCGTCTGAGAAGTGCAGGCGTACTCTCCGGTGGTGGCATGACCCGTGAAGCAGCGCTGGGCAAACTGCATGCGCTGCTCGGCGCAGACCTGACGACCGAGGAGGTACGGCGCCTGGTCGAACTGGACCTGTGCGGCGAGCTGCGTTAA
- a CDS encoding alanine/glycine:cation symporter family protein: MLEMINDFLSGKVLIVLIVGLGSYFTIRSRFVQFRHFFHMFSVFRDSLRSSAGQLSSFQALMLSLAGRVGAGNIAGVGIAVTLGGPGAVFWMWVTALVGMASSFIECSLAQLYKRKDSEGQFRGGPAFYIQYGLGKRWLGMVMAVLLLVTFGFAFNGLQSHAVTDSLKSAFNVDTRTTGICLVVLLGLAFIGGIKRIAAISDLLVPVKTLIYIAVTIYVIALQIDHVPGMLMTIVRSAFGLDPVFGGLIGSAIVMGVKRGVFANEAGLGGAPNVAAVAQVEHPVAQGVVQAFSVFLDTFVICTCTALLILLSGIYDIGYDGNGIVLAQNSLAAVVGDWGRVFISVALALFVFTSILYNYYLGENSLRFLFGEKIQTIIIYRIAVLVLIMWGAVVDLKDVLAFADITMTMLAFVNLIALAMLFKVVKRILNDYDAQRRAGVKTPVFDSSQFPDLDLDRTAWPANPTRQSIQDAEAAAKSVPEAR; this comes from the coding sequence ATGCTGGAAATGATTAACGACTTTCTCTCCGGTAAGGTACTGATCGTACTTATCGTAGGCCTGGGTAGTTACTTCACGATCCGCTCGCGTTTCGTTCAGTTTCGACATTTTTTCCACATGTTCTCGGTTTTTCGCGACAGTCTGCGCAGCAGCGCCGGCCAGTTGAGTTCGTTTCAGGCCTTGATGCTCAGCCTGGCGGGCCGCGTCGGTGCCGGTAACATCGCAGGCGTCGGCATTGCCGTGACGCTCGGTGGTCCGGGTGCCGTATTCTGGATGTGGGTGACCGCACTGGTCGGCATGGCCAGCAGCTTCATCGAGTGCTCCCTCGCTCAGCTGTACAAACGCAAGGATTCCGAAGGCCAGTTCCGTGGCGGTCCGGCGTTCTATATTCAGTACGGCCTGGGCAAGCGCTGGCTGGGCATGGTCATGGCGGTATTGCTGCTGGTGACCTTCGGCTTTGCCTTCAACGGCCTGCAATCGCACGCTGTGACCGACTCGCTGAAAAGCGCGTTCAACGTCGACACCCGCACCACCGGCATCTGCCTGGTCGTACTGCTGGGCCTGGCCTTCATTGGCGGCATCAAGCGTATCGCGGCCATTTCCGACCTGCTGGTTCCGGTCAAGACCCTGATCTATATCGCGGTGACCATCTACGTGATCGCCCTGCAGATCGACCACGTTCCCGGCATGCTGATGACCATCGTCAGAAGCGCCTTCGGCCTTGATCCGGTATTCGGCGGCCTGATCGGCAGCGCGATCGTGATGGGCGTCAAGCGTGGCGTCTTCGCCAACGAAGCCGGCCTGGGTGGTGCGCCCAACGTGGCTGCCGTGGCACAGGTCGAGCACCCGGTGGCACAGGGCGTGGTTCAGGCGTTCAGCGTGTTCCTCGATACCTTCGTGATCTGCACCTGCACCGCCTTGCTGATTCTTCTGTCCGGTATCTACGACATCGGCTACGACGGCAACGGTATCGTTCTGGCACAGAACTCGCTGGCAGCCGTGGTCGGTGACTGGGGCAGAGTCTTCATCAGCGTAGCGCTGGCACTGTTCGTCTTCACCTCGATTCTCTACAACTACTACCTGGGCGAAAACAGCCTGCGCTTCCTGTTTGGCGAGAAGATCCAGACCATCATCATCTACCGCATCGCGGTGCTGGTACTGATCATGTGGGGTGCGGTCGTCGACCTGAAAGACGTACTGGCGTTCGCCGACATCACCATGACCATGCTGGCGTTCGTCAACCTGATCGCCCTTGCAATGCTGTTCAAAGTCGTCAAACGCATTTTGAATGACTACGATGCGCAACGTCGGGCCGGGGTCAAGACGCCGGTGTTCGATTCCAGCCAGTTCCCTGATCTGGACCTGGATCGCACCGCATGGCCGGCCAATCCGACCCGTCAGTCGATACAGGATGCCGAAGCGGCAGCCAAGTCTGTACCCGAAGCACGATAA
- the aspA gene encoding aspartate ammonia-lyase has protein sequence MSSPASSRIEKDLLGVLEVPANAYYGIQTLRAVNNFHLSGVPLSHYPKLVVALAMVKQAAADANHQLGHLNDAKHAAISEACARLIRGDFHDQFVVDMIQGGAGTSTNMNANEVIANIALETMGFEKGAYKHLHPNNDVNMAQSTNDAYPTAIRLGLLLGHDALLASLSSLIQAFAAKGEEFNHVLKMGRTQLQDAVPMTLGQEFRAFATTLTEDLNRLRSLAPELLTEVNLGGTAIGTGINADPGYQKLAVDRLALISGQPLVPAADLIEATSDMGAFVLFSGMLKRTAVKLSKICNDLRLLSSGPRTGINEINLPARQPGSSIMPGKVNPVIPEAVNQVAFEIIGNDLSLTMAAEGGQLQLNVMEPLIAYKIFDSIRLLQRAMDMLREHCIVGITANEQRCRELVEHSIGLVTALNPYIGYENSTRIARIALETGRGVLELVREEGLLDDAMLDDILRPENMIAPRLAPLKA, from the coding sequence ATGTCCTCGCCTGCATCATCGCGTATCGAAAAAGACCTGCTTGGTGTTCTCGAAGTACCTGCCAACGCGTATTACGGCATCCAGACCCTGCGAGCGGTGAACAACTTTCACCTCTCCGGCGTGCCGCTTTCGCACTACCCGAAACTGGTAGTCGCGCTGGCCATGGTCAAGCAGGCGGCAGCGGATGCAAACCATCAGCTCGGACACCTCAATGACGCCAAGCATGCGGCGATCAGCGAGGCCTGTGCCCGCCTGATCCGCGGCGACTTCCACGATCAGTTCGTGGTCGACATGATCCAGGGCGGCGCTGGCACGTCGACCAACATGAATGCCAACGAAGTCATCGCCAACATCGCTCTGGAAACCATGGGTTTCGAGAAAGGCGCATACAAACACCTGCACCCCAACAACGATGTCAACATGGCGCAATCGACCAACGACGCCTACCCCACCGCGATCCGCTTGGGTCTGCTGCTGGGTCACGACGCTCTGCTCGCCAGCCTTTCCAGCCTGATTCAGGCCTTCGCCGCCAAGGGCGAAGAATTCAACCATGTGCTGAAGATGGGCCGCACCCAGTTGCAGGACGCCGTTCCAATGACCCTGGGTCAGGAATTCCGCGCCTTCGCCACCACCCTGACAGAAGACCTGAACCGCCTGCGCAGCCTGGCGCCAGAGCTGTTGACCGAAGTGAACCTCGGCGGAACCGCCATCGGCACCGGCATCAACGCCGACCCTGGCTATCAGAAGCTGGCAGTCGATCGTCTGGCACTCATCAGCGGCCAGCCTCTGGTGCCAGCAGCCGACCTGATCGAAGCGACCTCCGACATGGGCGCCTTCGTGCTGTTCTCGGGCATGCTCAAGCGTACTGCGGTCAAGCTGTCGAAAATCTGCAACGACCTGCGCCTGCTGTCCAGCGGCCCACGCACCGGCATCAACGAAATCAACCTGCCGGCACGTCAGCCAGGCAGCTCGATCATGCCCGGCAAGGTCAACCCGGTGATCCCGGAAGCGGTCAATCAGGTTGCCTTCGAAATCATCGGCAACGACCTGTCGCTGACCATGGCAGCCGAAGGCGGACAATTGCAGCTCAACGTGATGGAGCCGCTGATCGCCTACAAGATCTTCGACTCGATCCGCCTGCTGCAGCGCGCCATGGACATGCTGCGCGAGCACTGCATCGTCGGCATCACAGCCAACGAACAGCGCTGCCGCGAGCTGGTCGAGCATTCGATCGGTCTGGTCACCGCCCTGAACCCTTACATCGGTTACGAGAACTCCACCCGTATCGCCCGCATCGCGCTGGAAACCGGCCGCGGCGTGCTGGAACTGGTGCGTGAGGAAGGTCTGCTCGACGACGCCATGCTCGACGACATCCTGCGCCCGGAAAACATGATCGCTCCGCGTCTGGCCCCCTTGAAGGCCTGA
- a CDS encoding LysR substrate-binding domain-containing protein: MNLESKWLEDFSALAATRSFSQAAERRFVTQPAFSRRIRSLESALGLTLVNRSRTPIELTAAGQLFLVTARTVVEQLGEVVRHLHHLEGGQGEVMQVAAAHSLALGFFPRWIAQLRNEGLNIATRLVATNVGDAVHALREGGCDLMLAFYDPDAALQMDAEIFPSLHLGHTEMLPVCAADADGRPLFDMEGEGSVPLLAYSTGAFLGRSVNLLLRQRNLRFTTVYETAMADSLKSMALEGLGIAWVPQLSVRAELARGELVVCGGPQWHVPLEIRLYRCALVRKANVRLLWRKLEGAAAPDSR, from the coding sequence ATGAATCTGGAAAGCAAATGGCTGGAGGACTTCAGCGCCCTGGCGGCTACCCGCAGCTTTTCTCAGGCCGCCGAGCGTCGCTTCGTGACCCAGCCGGCATTCAGCCGGCGTATTCGCAGTCTGGAGTCGGCACTGGGGCTGACGCTGGTCAATCGCTCGCGTACACCCATCGAGCTGACCGCTGCCGGACAATTGTTTCTGGTCACGGCCCGGACGGTGGTCGAGCAGTTGGGCGAAGTCGTGCGCCATCTGCATCATCTGGAAGGCGGGCAGGGCGAGGTCATGCAGGTGGCTGCGGCGCACTCTCTGGCGTTGGGCTTCTTTCCGCGCTGGATCGCCCAGTTGCGCAACGAAGGGCTGAACATTGCGACCCGGCTGGTGGCGACCAACGTCGGTGATGCGGTGCATGCGTTGCGTGAAGGTGGCTGTGATCTGATGCTGGCGTTCTACGATCCCGATGCCGCGCTGCAGATGGACGCCGAAATCTTTCCCTCGCTGCATCTGGGGCATACCGAGATGTTGCCGGTCTGTGCCGCTGATGCCGATGGGCGGCCGTTATTCGATATGGAAGGCGAGGGCAGTGTGCCGCTGCTTGCCTACAGCACCGGGGCGTTTCTCGGACGCTCGGTGAACCTGTTGCTGCGTCAACGCAATCTGCGCTTCACCACGGTCTACGAGACGGCCATGGCCGACAGCCTGAAAAGCATGGCGCTGGAAGGATTGGGGATTGCCTGGGTGCCACAACTGAGCGTGCGCGCCGAACTGGCGCGCGGTGAACTGGTGGTGTGTGGCGGACCGCAGTGGCATGTGCCGCTGGAGATCCGCCTGTACCGCTGCGCATTGGTGCGCAAGGCCAACGTGCGCCTGTTGTGGCGCAAGCTTGAAGGTGCGGCGGCGCCAGATTCCCGGTGA
- the purE gene encoding 5-(carboxyamino)imidazole ribonucleotide mutase → MSALVGVIMGSKSDWSTLSHTADMLEKLGIPFEVKVVSAHRTPDLLFQYADEAEGRGIEVIIAGAGGAAHLPGMCAAKTHLPVLGVPVQSSMLSGVDSLLSIVQMPAGIPVATLAIGKAGAINAALLSASILGAKHPQFHAALKKFRTEQTDSVLDNPDPRHA, encoded by the coding sequence ATGAGCGCACTGGTTGGCGTGATCATGGGCTCCAAGTCCGATTGGTCCACCCTTAGCCACACCGCCGATATGCTGGAAAAGCTCGGCATCCCTTTTGAAGTCAAGGTGGTGTCAGCTCACCGCACACCGGACCTGCTGTTCCAGTACGCCGACGAAGCGGAAGGCCGTGGCATTGAAGTGATCATCGCCGGTGCTGGCGGTGCCGCTCACTTGCCGGGCATGTGCGCTGCCAAGACCCACCTGCCTGTGCTGGGCGTTCCGGTGCAGTCTTCGATGCTCTCGGGTGTCGACTCGCTGTTGTCGATCGTGCAGATGCCGGCCGGTATCCCGGTCGCGACCCTGGCCATCGGCAAGGCGGGTGCAATCAACGCAGCGCTGCTTTCAGCAAGCATCCTCGGCGCAAAGCACCCGCAATTCCACGCAGCGCTGAAGAAATTTCGCACTGAACAGACAGACAGCGTCCTGGACAATCCAGACCCACGCCACGCCTGA
- a CDS encoding 5-(carboxyamino)imidazole ribonucleotide synthase: MKIGVIGGGQLGRMLALAGTPLGMNFAFLDPAPDACAAALGEHLRADYGDLDHLRQLADEVDLVTFEFESVPAETVAFLAQFVPVYPSAEALRIARDRWFEKSMFKDLGIPTPAFADIQSQADLDAAVASIGLPAVLKTRTLGYDGKGQKVLRSAADVVDTFAELGSVPCLLEGFVPFTGEVSLIAVRARDGETRFYPLVHNTHDSGILRLSIASTDHPLQALAEDYAGRVLKQLDYVGVLAFEFFEVDGGLKANEIAPRVHNSGHWTTEGAECSQFENHLRAVAGLPLGSTAKVGESAMLNFIGEVPAVDKVVAVEDCHLHHYGKAFKAGRKVGHATVRSSDRATLDRQVKRVEALIKG, encoded by the coding sequence ATGAAGATCGGTGTAATCGGTGGCGGCCAGCTGGGCCGCATGTTGGCATTGGCAGGTACGCCGCTGGGCATGAACTTCGCCTTTCTCGATCCCGCGCCGGATGCCTGTGCTGCTGCACTTGGCGAGCATCTGCGTGCCGATTACGGTGATCTGGATCATCTGCGTCAGTTGGCGGATGAAGTCGATCTGGTGACCTTCGAGTTTGAAAGCGTTCCGGCCGAGACCGTGGCGTTTCTGGCACAGTTCGTACCGGTCTATCCGAGCGCCGAAGCGTTGCGCATCGCGCGTGATCGCTGGTTCGAAAAGAGCATGTTCAAGGACCTGGGTATCCCGACGCCGGCATTCGCCGATATCCAGTCGCAGGCCGACCTGGATGCTGCAGTAGCCAGCATCGGTCTGCCTGCCGTGCTCAAGACCCGAACCCTGGGTTATGACGGCAAGGGCCAGAAAGTCCTGCGTTCGGCGGCCGATGTGGTCGACACATTCGCCGAGCTGGGCAGCGTGCCATGCCTGCTGGAGGGCTTCGTGCCGTTCACCGGTGAAGTGTCGTTGATTGCCGTGCGTGCGCGTGATGGCGAGACCCGGTTCTACCCACTGGTGCACAACACGCATGACAGCGGCATCCTGCGTCTGTCCATCGCCAGCACTGATCATCCTTTGCAGGCGTTGGCCGAAGACTACGCCGGCCGCGTCCTGAAGCAGCTGGATTACGTGGGCGTGCTGGCATTCGAATTCTTTGAGGTCGACGGTGGCCTGAAGGCCAACGAGATCGCGCCGCGCGTCCACAACTCCGGTCACTGGACCACCGAAGGCGCCGAGTGCAGCCAGTTCGAAAACCACCTGCGGGCGGTTGCCGGTCTGCCGTTGGGCTCCACAGCCAAGGTCGGCGAAAGTGCCATGCTCAACTTCATTGGCGAAGTGCCGGCAGTGGACAAGGTCGTCGCCGTCGAAGACTGCCACCTGCATCATTACGGCAAGGCGTTCAAGGCTGGCCGCAAGGTCGGACACGCCACGGTCCGCAGCTCTGACCGTGCCACGCTGGATCGTCAGGTGAAGCGGGTAGAGGCGCTGATCAAGGGCTGA
- a CDS encoding GlsB/YeaQ/YmgE family stress response membrane protein — MGIIGTIFIGLIVGLLARFLKPGDDSMGWIMTIVLGIAGSLAATYGGQALGIYQAGEGAGFLGALVGAIILLVIYGMIKKK; from the coding sequence ATGGGTATCATTGGAACCATCTTTATCGGCCTGATCGTTGGTCTGTTGGCTCGCTTTCTGAAGCCGGGCGACGACAGCATGGGCTGGATCATGACCATCGTGCTGGGTATCGCCGGTTCGCTCGCAGCCACTTATGGTGGTCAGGCGCTGGGTATCTATCAGGCAGGCGAGGGTGCAGGTTTCCTCGGCGCGCTGGTAGGTGCAATCATCCTGCTGGTTATCTACGGCATGATCAAAAAGAAATAA
- a CDS encoding DUF3299 domain-containing protein, whose translation MRRFLLMTLLLLSALSGPAHAQLPETDWLELMPKSDQKALEAMPEIDHNSPEAMGTFDSKGGLKQSKGLPAVMYSTKTVPAMNGKTIRLGGYPVPLETDAKGRSTLFFIVPYPGACIHVPPPPPNQLVLVRYPKGLKLDDIYTPLWVEGTLKIEKVSNDLADAAYAMDASKVRVVVESDL comes from the coding sequence ATGCGTCGCTTCCTGTTGATGACTCTTCTGCTGTTATCCGCGCTCTCCGGTCCCGCACACGCCCAGTTGCCGGAAACCGACTGGCTTGAGCTGATGCCCAAGTCCGATCAAAAAGCCCTCGAAGCCATGCCCGAGATTGACCACAATTCTCCGGAAGCCATGGGCACGTTCGACAGCAAGGGTGGGCTGAAGCAGAGCAAGGGTCTGCCTGCAGTCATGTATTCGACCAAAACCGTCCCGGCAATGAACGGCAAGACGATTCGTCTCGGCGGCTACCCTGTGCCTCTCGAAACCGACGCCAAGGGTCGCAGCACGCTGTTCTTCATCGTGCCTTATCCAGGCGCCTGCATCCACGTGCCGCCACCGCCGCCCAACCAGTTGGTGCTGGTGCGTTACCCCAAGGGTTTGAAACTGGATGATATCTACACACCACTGTGGGTAGAAGGCACCCTGAAAATCGAGAAGGTCAGTAACGACCTGGCCGATGCGGCGTATGCGATGGATGCGTCAAAGGTCCGTGTGGTGGTTGAGTCGGACCTTTGA
- a CDS encoding D-hexose-6-phosphate mutarotase, which produces MPTSPVEPTVESILYDELNCWRICHGEAELLVAQQGAHILSYQVAGQPPLVWLNEEAVFKRGKPIRAGMPICWPWFGNLERNPQSVQAMRDSSEPAKAHGEVRALDWQLLGIGADGDALLVEFVLPEAEGHLPGWPHNVALKLSIRLDHALNVSLVSYNCGTEPVVISQALHTYFAVSDVRQVSVEGLDGLRYIETLANWEEREQSGDLTFTGETDRIYKDTPGVLSIVDPEWQRRIHIRSTGSNSAILWNPWIEKTGKFTDMAADGWQRMVCVETANVLDDVVTLAPDQMHVLGVSIWSEAL; this is translated from the coding sequence ATGCCAACATCCCCGGTTGAACCCACCGTTGAATCCATCCTTTACGATGAGCTGAACTGCTGGCGTATTTGCCACGGCGAAGCTGAGCTGCTGGTTGCGCAACAAGGCGCACACATCCTCAGCTATCAAGTAGCCGGGCAGCCGCCGCTGGTGTGGCTGAACGAAGAGGCCGTTTTCAAACGCGGCAAACCCATTCGTGCAGGCATGCCGATCTGCTGGCCGTGGTTCGGCAATCTGGAGCGCAACCCGCAAAGCGTGCAGGCGATGCGCGACAGCAGCGAGCCTGCCAAGGCGCATGGCGAAGTGCGAGCGCTGGACTGGCAGTTGTTGGGTATTGGCGCAGATGGCGACGCACTGCTGGTGGAATTCGTGCTTCCCGAGGCCGAAGGCCACTTGCCGGGCTGGCCGCACAACGTCGCCCTGAAACTGAGCATTCGTCTGGACCACGCACTGAATGTCAGTCTGGTCAGCTACAACTGCGGCACTGAACCTGTGGTGATCAGCCAGGCGCTGCACACCTATTTCGCCGTCAGCGATGTACGTCAGGTCAGCGTCGAAGGGCTCGACGGCCTGCGTTACATCGAAACCCTGGCAAACTGGGAAGAACGCGAGCAGAGCGGCGACCTGACCTTCACAGGCGAAACCGACCGCATCTACAAGGACACGCCAGGCGTGCTCAGCATCGTCGATCCGGAGTGGCAGCGACGCATCCACATCCGCAGCACGGGCTCTAACTCAGCCATTCTGTGGAACCCGTGGATCGAAAAGACCGGCAAGTTCACCGACATGGCAGCAGACGGCTGGCAGCGCATGGTCTGCGTCGAAACCGCCAACGTGCTGGACGACGTGGTCACGCTGGCTCCGGACCAGATGCATGTTCTGGGTGTGAGTATCTGGAGCGAGGCGCTCTGA
- a CDS encoding acyl-CoA thioesterase, translating to MIELEQEDPTPQGDLALQITALPRETNGFGDIFGGWLVSQMDLAGTAMASKVAGGRVATVAIDRMAFLVPVAVGEQLSFYTRTLEVGRTSIKMMVEVWSDDPLTSEWRKVTEAAFVFVAIDASGRTRSVPARR from the coding sequence ATGATCGAGCTCGAACAAGAAGATCCAACCCCGCAAGGCGACCTTGCACTGCAAATCACCGCTCTTCCCCGCGAAACCAACGGCTTTGGCGACATCTTTGGCGGCTGGCTGGTGTCCCAGATGGACCTGGCAGGCACAGCGATGGCCAGCAAAGTCGCGGGTGGCCGTGTGGCGACCGTCGCCATCGATCGCATGGCGTTTCTGGTCCCGGTAGCGGTCGGCGAACAGCTTTCCTTCTATACCCGCACCCTGGAAGTCGGACGCACCTCGATCAAGATGATGGTCGAAGTGTGGAGCGACGACCCGCTCACCAGCGAATGGCGCAAGGTCACGGAGGCTGCGTTCGTGTTCGTCGCCATAGATGCCAGCGGCCGGACGCGCTCGGTGCCCGCGCGACGGTAA